Genomic window (Fibrobacter sp. UWB2):
TTCTTGCCCTTGAAAAATTCGCGAAGTTCAGCGAGCTTCGGAGCAATACGCTTGTGTTCACTTTCGATATATTCTTCAGCTTCTTTTTCTTTACCGACAACTTTTGCAATAGCGCGGAGCCATTCGTCAGTGCCCTTGATACCGTACGGCTGCGGAGCATCAATTTGCGGAACGCCGAAGGATTCTTCAAGTGCGGTAGCCATGTAACCACCCAAAGTATCGCAGAAGGTAGCGGTCGCGACAGCTTCAGAAGCCTGGCGGATTTCATCGAAAGATGCAGTATCCAAGAGGTAGTTGACGCGGAGCCCAAGCGGAGCAAGCATTTCAGAGAAATAGTCCGTTCCCCAAAGAGCAACAATATTGAGCAAATCATTTTGCTTTTTGGTCGGATGGCGATTCACAATTTGACGGAGAACGCCATGGAATGCAATGTCGAAGCCCGTGGACCAATGCTTGGAACGGAAGCCTTCGCAGTGCAGCGGAATTATAGGCACGCCAACTTCAGGTTCCATTTCTTCGGCGATGGAATCAATATCTTCACCGATAATAGCGGTAGCGCAAGCCATGCCAATGAAAATAGCCTTGGGATTGAAACGTTCCTTTGCATCACGAATCGTTTGACGAAGCTTTTCAGAAGCACCGAACACCATGTCCTGTTCTTTCAGGTTGGTGCTGATGTTCAAAGTATTCTGCAAAGGCTTGCCACGACGCTTAAGGCCCACATGCATAGAAAGGTTGAATTTGGAGTTTTCGCCGCTGCAGCCGATCGGAGAATGGTCAATCAAAGCGCAGTCCGTGAGGTTGCCCACCTGGCACTGGACAATAGCGTTGGAGCACATGGTTTCTTGGTTGAGCGGAGAGTGCAATTCGCAAAGCTTACAGCCGGCCCCCTTGCTTGCGCAGCCACCGTGCTTTTTCGCGCTGCGTTCGTCGTAGGCAGATTCCTTGATCAAGTCGCTGGCTTTGCCGTCCCAACCGATAATGGTACCCAGTCGATATTCGCGGTTTTCGACCGAGGTCATATTTAAATTAATGTTAGTTGATGCCATAGATTTTTACCTCCTGCCGGTTCTCGCTAAATGGAGTAGTCCTTTTCCATCATGCCGTAGTCGATGAGAATTTGTTCCAAGCGGTCCTGCGTCATCGGCGTCGGGATGGTAAAGAGCTCGTTTTCGTCGATGTTCTTTGCAAGTTCGCGGTAGACGTTGGCCTGGTTGCAGTTCGGTTCGAAATCAATCACAGTCTTCTTGCGGATTTCGGCCTGCTGCACGATGTTGTTGCGCGGCACGTACTGTATGAGCTGCGTGTTGAGTTCCTTGGTGAATGCGCGGAGCAAGTCAAGTTCGTTATCGACGTTACGGCTGTTGCAGATGATACCGCCGAGGCGAACTTCGCCACGTTCGGCATACTTTGCGATACCCTTACAAATGTTATTCGCAGCGTAGAGGGCCATCATTTCGCCAGAAGCCACGATGTAGATTTCCTTGGCCTTGCCTTCACGAATCGGCATGGCGAAGCCACCGCACACAACGTCACCGAGCACATCGTAGAACACGTAATCGAGATCTTCGGTGTAAGCACCAAGCTGTTCGAGCATGCTGATGGAAGTGATGATACCGCGGCCAGCGCAACCCACGCCCGGTTCCGGGCCACCGGATTCCACGCAGCGCACGCCCTTGAAGCCGACCTTTTCGAGGTCAGAGAGCTGGATTTCGGTCTTGTTGTCGCGAATGGTATCGAGCACGGTTTTCTGGTGGAGGCCACCGAGCAAGAGTCGAGTAGAGTCCGCCTTGGGGTCGCAACCGACAACAAGAACGTGTTTACCTTGTTCTACAAGGCCTGCGGTCAAATTCTGAGTCGTAGTAGATTTACCGATGCCGCCCTTACCGTAGATTGCAATCTGACGTAAACGTTTTGCCATAATGAAATGTCTCCTTAGGTTTAATTACCTACAGAAACGCTAGGTTTGCGGAATTTTAGAATTTGCGACTACCCTTTTCAATACTTTTTTAGCCCATTCCGTTCAAAAAATTTCGATTTACAACATTGTTATAGTTTCATCTTATCACACAATTCATTTAATTTCTATCACAATCAAGAAAATCGAACTTTATTTATTGTTCAAACAGGGTTTTATATTGCATTTACCTATTACGCTTTTTAAATTATGCGGGACTTCGGAACAGAAGCAAAAATTTAAAAGAATACAGAACGCTAGGTAACCATTCTTTTATATAAACTAAACCGGAACGCCGGGAGTTTAGCCACGTAGAAAATTCATCTTCGTGGTTCATTTTACATCTGCGTTAAGGAGGCTTTTTTACATGGCTAAATACAAAGTAGCAGTTGCCACGAATGACGGAGTAAATGTCAATGTTCACTTTGGACACGCAGCCGCATTTGACATCTATGAGGTTGACGAAGCAAGCGGAAAATATGAGAAAATCGAAGTCCGTTTAAAGCCGGAACATTGCGATGGTTCTTGCGGAGACGGCACTTGTGGCCAGCGCGAAGTTCAGCATTCATCGATGTATGCAGCAGCCAAGAATCTAGCCGATTTAGATTACGTGCTTTGCGAACAACTTGGTCCGCAAGCTATACAATCATTGGCCCGCTTCAATGTACGCGCATTCGATATCGCGCTCCCCATCAGCGAAGCCATTGCAAAAATCAACATTTACAGAAACAAAATCGCAGAACGCGCATTACGATTCAAATCAAATCACAACGACTAAAATGAGT
Coding sequences:
- a CDS encoding nitrogenase component 1 yields the protein MASTNINLNMTSVENREYRLGTIIGWDGKASDLIKESAYDERSAKKHGGCASKGAGCKLCELHSPLNQETMCSNAIVQCQVGNLTDCALIDHSPIGCSGENSKFNLSMHVGLKRRGKPLQNTLNISTNLKEQDMVFGASEKLRQTIRDAKERFNPKAIFIGMACATAIIGEDIDSIAEEMEPEVGVPIIPLHCEGFRSKHWSTGFDIAFHGVLRQIVNRHPTKKQNDLLNIVALWGTDYFSEMLAPLGLRVNYLLDTASFDEIRQASEAVATATFCDTLGGYMATALEESFGVPQIDAPQPYGIKGTDEWLRAIAKVVGKEKEAEEYIESEHKRIAPKLAELREFFKGKNGIVMTGSAYAHGLISVLSELGIGHDAALVFHHDPIYDGAGKHQDTLKELVETYGDIPHYTVSKTRAFQLPQLLKRAKTDFLLIRHPGLASVAGHLGFPTLTMGDEHIPVGYEGILRIGEMLKGVLSRTKFNQVLKRNVKLPYSDWWLAQDDPFYLTHHPEALNDLPEPRNLKFSKGKESNSENA
- the nifH gene encoding nitrogenase iron protein, which produces MAKRLRQIAIYGKGGIGKSTTTQNLTAGLVEQGKHVLVVGCDPKADSTRLLLGGLHQKTVLDTIRDNKTEIQLSDLEKVGFKGVRCVESGGPEPGVGCAGRGIITSISMLEQLGAYTEDLDYVFYDVLGDVVCGGFAMPIREGKAKEIYIVASGEMMALYAANNICKGIAKYAERGEVRLGGIICNSRNVDNELDLLRAFTKELNTQLIQYVPRNNIVQQAEIRKKTVIDFEPNCNQANVYRELAKNIDENELFTIPTPMTQDRLEQILIDYGMMEKDYSI
- a CDS encoding NifB/NifX family molybdenum-iron cluster-binding protein encodes the protein MAKYKVAVATNDGVNVNVHFGHAAAFDIYEVDEASGKYEKIEVRLKPEHCDGSCGDGTCGQREVQHSSMYAAAKNLADLDYVLCEQLGPQAIQSLARFNVRAFDIALPISEAIAKINIYRNKIAERALRFKSNHND